From the Ruminiclostridium josui JCM 17888 genome, one window contains:
- a CDS encoding ABC transporter substrate-binding protein, with protein sequence MKKRLIALLMCFSLVMAAGCGAAGTDSNDSDSSQAAQSSTAANDSDSNKLITIGFSQVGAESDWRVANTASMKSALSEKNGFKLIFADAQQKQENQIKAVRDFISQDVDVIAIAPVTETGWETVLGEAKDAGIPVIIVDRMIKVSDESLFSCWVGSDFQKEGVDAAEWLANYIKEQGKTDTQNVVVLQGTIGSSAEIGRTKGFGETIKKYSNFNILAQQTGEFTQAKGQEVMESFLKQYNDIDVVVAQNDNMAFGAIDALKAAGKVPGKDVVIVSFDAVKAAFKSMIAGDMNVSVECNPLHGPRVAELAKKLMNGEKVEKIQYVDEKVYPAETAEQELPNRQY encoded by the coding sequence ATGAAAAAAAGGTTAATTGCGTTGCTAATGTGCTTTTCGTTAGTAATGGCAGCAGGTTGTGGAGCTGCTGGTACGGATTCGAATGATTCTGACTCGTCTCAGGCTGCCCAATCATCTACAGCTGCTAATGATTCAGACAGCAATAAGTTGATTACTATAGGTTTTTCACAGGTTGGTGCTGAAAGTGACTGGCGTGTAGCTAACACAGCATCCATGAAGTCTGCTTTGTCAGAAAAAAATGGCTTTAAGTTAATTTTTGCAGATGCACAGCAAAAACAGGAAAATCAGATTAAAGCGGTAAGAGATTTTATATCACAGGATGTTGATGTTATTGCAATAGCACCTGTTACAGAAACCGGATGGGAAACTGTATTAGGCGAAGCAAAAGATGCAGGAATACCTGTAATAATAGTTGATAGAATGATAAAGGTTTCAGATGAATCACTCTTTAGCTGCTGGGTTGGTTCAGACTTCCAGAAGGAAGGCGTTGATGCAGCTGAATGGTTGGCAAACTACATAAAAGAACAGGGAAAAACCGATACACAAAATGTTGTAGTTCTTCAGGGAACAATAGGCTCTTCTGCTGAAATAGGCCGTACAAAAGGCTTCGGTGAAACAATAAAGAAATACAGCAATTTTAATATATTAGCACAACAGACTGGGGAATTCACTCAGGCAAAAGGTCAGGAAGTTATGGAATCTTTCCTCAAACAGTACAATGACATTGACGTAGTTGTAGCACAGAACGATAACATGGCCTTTGGAGCAATTGATGCTTTAAAAGCAGCTGGTAAGGTTCCCGGAAAAGATGTAGTAATTGTATCTTTTGATGCAGTTAAAGCAGCATTCAAGTCAATGATAGCCGGAGATATGAACGTATCAGTAGAATGTAATCCGTTACACGGACCAAGAGTAGCTGAATTGGCTAAAAAGCTTATGAATGGCGAAAAAGTTGAAAAAATACAGTATGTTGATGAAAAAGTTTATCCTGCTGAAACAGCTGAACAAGAGCTTCCAAATCGTCAATATTAA